A genomic stretch from Anoplolepis gracilipes chromosome 16, ASM4749672v1, whole genome shotgun sequence includes:
- the LOC140674898 gene encoding E3 ubiquitin-protein ligase RNF13, whose amino-acid sequence MRRCCLNHQVLLWLIFLILYATYSSADILVFSAVARHQIEEEFRDMPAKFGGIIPSEGIKGMTVYSNPPSACQKIQGPPNITDYNGNWFVLIRRYNCSFEIKVRMAQEAGYDAAIIHNVNSNELEPMSAKDSVGILIPAVFVGDVTGLVIKENYLYDQLYFLLINDDLPFNINTHLLLPFAIVVGICFLIIVIFMIVRCIKDRRRQRRHRLPSSSLKKIPIHKYTKGDPYETCAICLDDYVEGEKLRVLPCAHAYHSKCIDPWLTKNRRVCPVCKRKVFAADEQVVTDESDSDADDTTPLIRDGHQGTQGGTFVRQRENPFNRARRSQARQDTNNSSDSNSDSDQSFATTEDDINNRIGTLGTSEPMNVPCDFLVSDSHSINGERQELEHSDSSTNPHTISLYAGAEEFPAPIVEIASSQRGVVADLATSNSDCYIEVPDNTMASSSQNRNDVIT is encoded by the exons ATGCGGCGGTGCTGTTTAAACCACCAAGTCCTACTGTGGCTTATCTTTTTGATTCTGTATGCTACATACAGTAGTGCAGACATTTTAGTATTTTCTGCAGTGGCAAGACATCAAATTGAAGAAGAATTTCGTGATATGCCTGCCAAATTTGGAGGTATAATACCATCGGAAGGAATTAAG ggTATGACAGTTTATTCTAATCCTCCCAGTGCGTGTCAAAAGATACAGGGTCCGCCTAATATTACCGATTACAATGGTAATTGGTTTGTTTTAATACGACGTTATAACTGtagttttgaaataaaagttcGAATGGCGCAAGAAGCTGGATACGATGCTGctattatacataatgtaaaCAGCAATGAATTAG AACCAATGTCAGCAAAAGATTCTGTAGGAATTTTGATACCGGCTGTGTTTGTTGGTGATGTTACGGGATtagttataaaagaaaattatttatacgaccagttatattttctattgatTAACGATGATCTGCCATTCAATATCAATACACACTTACTCTTGCCATTTGCTATTGTTGTTGGAATATGTTTCCTaatcattgttatttttatg ATTGTTAGATGCATAAAAGATAGAAGGCGACAACGGAGGCATAGATTACCTAGTTCTAGTTTAAAAAAGATTCCTATACATAAGTATACAAAGGGAGATCCATATGAGACATGTGCTATTTGTTTGGACGATTATGTGGAAGGAGAGAAGTTACGAGTTTTACCATGTGCAcatg CTTATCATTCAAAATGTATTGACCCATGGTTGACAAAAAATCGAAGAGTTTGTCCTGTCTGCAAAAGAAAGGTTTTTGCGGCTGACGAGCAGGTTGTGACTGATGAGAGTGATTCGGATGCCGATGATACAACGCCTCTCATTCGCGACGGTCATCAAG GAACACAAGGAGGAACGTTCgtgagacagagagagaatccTTTTAATAGAGCCAGGAGATCACAAGCTAGGCAGGATACTAATAACTCTAGCGATAGTAATTCCGATTCCGATCAGTCATTTGCTACTACCGAggatgatattaataatagaataggTACACTTGGGACTAGTGAACCAATGAATGTACCTTGTGATTTTTTGGTATCAGATAGCCATAGCATAAATG GTGAGCGACAAGAGTTAGAACATTCGGATAGCAGCACTAATCCACATACGATAAGTTTGTATGCGGGTGCTGAGGAATTCCCTGCACCTATTGTTGAAATTGCATCATCACAACGCGGGGTCGTGGCAGATCTTGCAACGTCAAATTCTGATTGTTATATCGAAGTTCCAGATAATACGATGGCCAGTAGTTCGCAAAACAGAAACGATGTCATTACATAA